CGCAGGGACAGCTCGAGCACCTTCTTGGCCCGCGGCGTGAACGGGATGTGCCCGCTCGGCGCCTGCTGACCCTGGCCGATGATCTCCTCGACCTGGGCGCGCACGGCCTCCAGCGAGATGTCGAGGCTCTCGAGGGCCTTCGCGGCCACGCCCTCGCCCTCGTGGATGAGCCCGAGCAGGATGTGCTCGGTCCCGATGTAGTTGTGGGAGAGCATGCGGGCCTCTTCCTGGGCCAGCACGACCACCCGGCGGGCACGATCCGTGAACCGCTCGAACATGCAATCTCCTCAAGACTTCGTGGGGTCGCTCAGCACAACCCGACTTCGAGCCTACGCGTTCCCGCCTGAGGTGAGGAGAGCATCCGCTGAGAGCGAACAGCGCCGCTCCCAGCGCTCAGTGAGCCGACTCGTACGCCTCACGCACGTCGGCCGGGATCCGACCACGCTCCGGCACGTCGTGGCCGTTCTCGCGCGCCCACTCGCGGATCTCCCTGGCGCTGGCGCCGCCGTTGCCGTTGGCGGCGGGGGTGCTCGAGCGGCGACCGCCGCCGCGACGACTGCCGCTCACCTTGCGCGCGTGGCCGACGTACGTCGCGAGCGCGTCACGCATCTTGGCGGCGTTGTCGTCGTTGAGGTCGATCTCGTAGCTCGTGCCGTCGAGCGCGAAGGAGACAGTCTCGGTGGCCTCCGAGCCGTCGATGTCGTCTTCGAGGACGATGTGCACTTTCTGCGCCATGTGAATTCTCTTTTCTCGCTGACACGGTCCCCCGAATTCGAACGCCGACAATATGGCACACCACTTTTGGGCACACCAATCGAAATGCCGAATTGCCGGGACTTCCTGACGCTCATAATTGGCAAATTATTTGTCCAGCAAACACTGCTGCATCGACCTCGACGCGTCG
This genomic window from Nocardioides anomalus contains:
- a CDS encoding histone-like nucleoid-structuring protein Lsr2: MAQKVHIVLEDDIDGSEATETVSFALDGTSYEIDLNDDNAAKMRDALATYVGHARKVSGSRRGGGRRSSTPAANGNGGASAREIREWARENGHDVPERGRIPADVREAYESAH